In Miscanthus floridulus cultivar M001 chromosome 5, ASM1932011v1, whole genome shotgun sequence, one genomic interval encodes:
- the LOC136454814 gene encoding uncharacterized protein: MVYGSEAILPTDLDYGAPRVRAYDEHGAKASLEDAMDQLDEACDVALLRSAKYQQALRRYHNHWVRDRAFNVGDLVLCLIQSNKNHHKLSPPWEGLYVVAKVLRPGTYKLKTIDNKVFINA, encoded by the coding sequence atggtctatggttctgaggctatcctcccaaccgaccttgactaCGGAGCACCGAGGGTTAGGGCGTACGACGAGCacggagccaaggcatccctcgaggatgccatggatcagcttGATGAAGCgtgcgatgttgccctcctccgctcggccaagtaccagcaagcgttgcgtcgGTACCACAACCATTGGGTGCGGgatcgggccttcaacgtcggggacttggtgctctgcctcatccagagcaacaagaaccaccataagctctctccgccatgggagggactgTACGTCGTCGCGAAGGtgctccgaccgggcacctacaagctcaagaccatcgacaacaaagtcttcatcaacgcctag